The Gordonia terrae genome contains the following window.
ACGCGGGATCCGCGTCGGCATCGGTGATCGCGACGGTCGAGAACGACGGTCGCGAGCTGACTGCCGATCTGCGGATCAACGCCGAGGGGGCCAACAAGGCGGCCATCAACCGGAGCCCGGCACGACGACCCCGCGACCTGCTCGGCATCCTCCGCACGGTGCTGTTCGCACCGGAGGACCTTTCTCTGGTGCGTGGGGATCCGAGCGACCGACGGCGATTCGTCGACGAGCTCGTCGCACAGCGAGGACCCCGCTTCGCCGCGGCCCGCGCGGACTACGACCGGGTTCTCCGCCAGCGTTCAGCCTTGCTCAAGACTGCCGCGGCAGCGCTGAGACGTGGTGGGGACCAGGCGGATTCAGTAATAAGCACGCTCGACGTCTGGGACGGTCAGCTCGCGGATCTCGGTGGTCAGGTGGTGTCGGCGCGGTTGTCGGTACTCGCGGAGCTCGAACCCCATTTCACCGGTTCGTACGCATCGATCGCGCCGCATTCCCGGCCGGCCGTGCTCCGATACCGGCCCGCGGGGGGTGCGGAGATCGAGGAACGCACGCCCGAGGCGATCGCCGACGTGCTGGCGCTACGCCTGACCGAGTTGCGCGACAAGGAGATCGAGCGCGGCCTGTGTCTCGTCGGCCCGCATCGCGACGACATCGACATCGTCCTCGGCAGCGATATCGCGAAAGGTTTTGCCTCCCACGGGGAATCCTGGTCGTTGGCGCTGGCTCTGCGCCTGGGATCCGTCGAGCTGACCCGTGCGGAGGGTGTCGAGCCGGTCATCATGCTCGACGACGTGTTCGCCGAACTCGACGCCAAGCGGCGAGCGCAACTCGTCGAGTTCACCGCCGATGCCGAACAGCTGCTGATCACCGCTGCCGTGGCGGAGGACATCCCCGAGCGGATCGGCGGACGGCGAATCGGTGTCGACGTCGTCGACGACGACGAGGGACGGCGTTCGCACATCGTCGACGTCAACGGCGCCGGGGCTCCCGAGGATGATGACGATGACCGCGAGGGTGACGACGAGGTG
Protein-coding sequences here:
- the recF gene encoding DNA replication/repair protein RecF (All proteins in this family for which functions are known are DNA-binding proteins that assist the filamentation of RecA onto DNA for the initiation of recombination or recombinational repair.); the protein is MFVRELHLRDFRSWRAVDLDLAPGPTVFTGRNGFGKTNLLEALYYLSTLRSHRVSSDAPLVHAGSASASVIATVENDGRELTADLRINAEGANKAAINRSPARRPRDLLGILRTVLFAPEDLSLVRGDPSDRRRFVDELVAQRGPRFAAARADYDRVLRQRSALLKTAAAALRRGGDQADSVISTLDVWDGQLADLGGQVVSARLSVLAELEPHFTGSYASIAPHSRPAVLRYRPAGGAEIEERTPEAIADVLALRLTELRDKEIERGLCLVGPHRDDIDIVLGSDIAKGFASHGESWSLALALRLGSVELTRAEGVEPVIMLDDVFAELDAKRRAQLVEFTADAEQLLITAAVAEDIPERIGGRRIGVDVVDDDEGRRSHIVDVNGAGAPEDDDDDREGDDEVAAGEGTHE